The genomic DNA CACGAAAAATTCGAAAAGTACCGTTCAGAGTTTTCGCACGAGCTAATTTGCCTTTTTTGGAAccctttgaaaatatttgactcGCTAACTTAACATGAACTTCTCTAATTGACTATTAATTTTGGATCACACATTAGAGCCCCGTGAACGTTTTAGCGTACGATGTAAACACTATCCATAGAAAGAGAGCATACCAAGGTAAAGGACTTCGGGGGAAGACTTCGAAAATGAGGAAGCAAAACTGTCGTTCCAAAGACGACGAAGTAAATGGGCACCGAAGTTCTTTACTAAACTGACTGATCGAGGAAATACGATTTATGCTGCTTTACTAAACTAAGTTTATCGAGAAGGTACCCATGGATTATAAAAAGACCATAAATACGAGACAGAATTAGgtgaaaacttcaaataattCAACCAAATGTAAGAACAGTGGCCGTATCATCATGAATATTTCAATCGAACCTATCTAATAGTGGTGAATTTGACAGGCACATTGTGCATGCACCGAAAAGTAGACTTTCTTTGTTCACTGTATATCCGAAAGCAGTCAACCAAAATGATagatttaataaaaacaataacaaaatagcGCACGTTTTACCTGCGTTGGGAAATTCCTCGGAGCTGCTGGTACTGCCGGCTGTAGTTCTTCGAGCTGGTGATAGTATTGGTCATTAATCAAGCGCGACAGGTTGTTAAAATATCACTGATTTGCTTAAAGGCGGGTAATTTTGGTGGGAATCTCTTGATATAATCCATAATACTCCCTCGAAACAAAGACCATTTGAGGTAATTTCTTGATAATTGGCAGAAATTGAATATAATATTTCATCGTTGAATTATTTTTGGTGTTTTGATTATTACTCGGTCATATTCCTACCAGGAAAATATCTATGATCAAGATTATCTTGTACTTTATTTCAGGATAAATTCATTTAACCCGAGCTCTAAGAGGTGAAGGTACCCCAGGACAAAGTTGATACATCTGCCTTTCcgacaataaaaaaaaagacccaTTTTGTGTGTAAAACTGGTTCAAATAAGTCGAAAGGAAATCCGCGGTCAAGGACAGTGGAGGGTGGGATTTTGCCCTCAAACCACATTCGGATCACATCAGTTTTGCAATCCAGGAGAGGAAGTCAGTATCAAATATCACGATAATTACTAGTATCTTAACATatgttgtatattttaatttcatcatagtatattttaaataattatcagtTAGATACCCTGTATTAAATTGCTATAGATAGAAATCATGTAATGCGCGCTTGATCATTTCATGGAAAGCACGCAATAAAagagttaaattattattattattattattattattattattaaatacgCCAAAAGAATATAATCGTTCTGAAAACCACGAGTATAAATAGCTCTAAGTATGAACTATTGACACTATAGATTCTAATCAAATTTTGTTAATGTCAAATGCCGCTCGACTGAATGAAAGATATCAATTACCGTTTTACGTATAAGTTGTGCAATCCTTTGTGTCTTGTCATGAAGGAAACGTCGACGAAACTAAGTAGTTAGCAGGACGTCACCATTTCCCTATCAATTAATTAAGTAACAAATGAGACCAACAATGTACCTCAGCAAAGCGTCAGACAGTTGTAACAGAGATCTTCTTGAGTTTTAAGGCGGAGACCTGAACTTCGTAACCTGAACTATAATTAGAAGAGCTACGGCACGTAAGGATCCAAAAAAGCAAGGGTCCAAATGTTTTCCCATTGACTCTCAGGGGAGGTCAGCATATAACCCTCCCACCAATTTCTATACACTGAatgcatttctttcattttcgaTCCCGTGCGTAATTGTGTGTTTTAAAGAACTCAAGCATTCGTGTTCCATTAGCGGAGTATCCAGATGCTTTTATGGATGTGGTAGCAGTCTGCCGCCGCGTTTGTCAACGCTATATAAGGTCACCTTAACACGTACCAGACTTCCGACCGAAATTAGCGTGGCGACGCAATCAATCATTCTGTCAATGCCTACCCGAAGTTCAGCTGTCGGCAGTCAGAAAGCTGGCAGGTAGATCCATAATCAAACGAGCCAATGTATCTCTATTTTTCCCAGCTATCATTCTCCGATGAGCCAAACAAGGGAGTCTGTTGGTTCAAATGGCATTTCAAACTTATGAAGACTCCTTTGTTCACAAGCTccatgaaatgaaaatgaacttgACTTTATACCTTTATCATCACTCGACTCACTAAGTCAAGGGGGAACGAAGTAAAATAGCGGAATTCCCTTTTAACATAAGAGAGGGCATAATCTCATTAAATTTGAATCAGTGACCTTGGTTTCTCTCATTTATTGTAGTCAAGTTAAGCATCACAGAAACCAGCTCAATTTTATGTTGCATTGTGGTTAATTTATTTAGATTGTGTCACTgaaattgcttaaaaaatgttatGGAAATAGCCACTCCTCCAACGTTATTGAACTAAAAAAGTCAGCACCTGGGATAATCGAGTTATTCACAGCCTTCGAATTTCAGGACTTTTTCCATCACAGAATTGCTTCATTTCGACTATTGATGAGACGAAATGAAAAGTGTAGGTAAAGACAAATGCCAGGTggatcaaaaattaaaagtaaccaAAGCTACTGACTGCAAATAGAGTCTAATTCGTGGTCTTAGTATGATGTTCATTTAGAGGTCAGTCAGTGTTGACCTTTAAAGGGACAGAAATCCTTACAAAAGCTACAGCTAGCGGTAGCTGCACTATTAAAGAACATTAATGAGGACACTGAGATATTTAAGAGAATGTTTAAGCATGTTCTGAAATGCTTTTGTACTTTGCATGCACGGCGCAGCGGGGCCGATTATGACCAAGTTTTATTGTTTGTCAGTTTAGCGTAAAGTTATTCTTATCAGCAGGTCTGGCATCGTGAAACGGAAATGCATCAAAGTAAAGTAACCTTTCTGTCAAGCCCCTTTAATTATGGGACTCAGAGTTGAAACTGATATGTGTTGAGTCCAATAAATAACGCACTTTTCTAACGTAAacgtcgttttttttttttctttattttttctttttctttttttttgaggcGTTCAGTGGAATCAAACTGCAAAGCGGGTCAATGTAATATTGATGTTATCATTGACACCATACATAATGAGCGGTTGTTGTTTGAAGCCGGCTGCTACACGTATCAAATAATCAATTGTTATTCATTGTAATACTGCTGCATCACGCGCCCTGTTTCAAAGTCAACATGGCGTCAGAGAGTCCGTCAACATCTCCAGCAGCTGTTGCTGGAAGTTCTTTTTTCATCGAAAACCTGTTGAATCATTCAGTTAGAACAGAGAAAGAAAGGTACCCCGACAGTTCAGCATGCAAACTTTTGAATTATTCCTTTTCCAGTCCATCCTTGGCAATTGTTCCTGGGTCTGTCTCTCAGCGTTCATACAATGGGCTAAACTTCCCTCTGTGTACCATTCTCTCGAAATTCAACTTTGGTGAAATTTTTTACCCTCACTCAGTGAAAATTTTCGGCCATTCTCCAGTTTCAAACAGCAGACATCCACTAGGTAGGTTCATAAGGTGTTAACGAGGATAAATTGTTGTCTTTAATGTCATTGTTCTTGTGGTTCCTCAAACACGGCTGTAACTCAGTTCGATTTCCTCTATGATACTTTCGAAAAGGTAGGAATGAAAGTTATACATTAAAACGGTTTTATGTTTAAAAAGTCAggtgaaatacaaaaaaagtgaGGTAATGATCTGGCATGGCTTAGAACGACGTTCCTTTCATTACGAGTGAACAAGTTTAAGATCTCTTTCACAATTCATTTGTCTAGAATAAACACTGCATTAGAGAAACGAAAAGAGAGACAGTAAAAGAACAGATGAGCGTGTTTCTAATCACGAACTCATTCTGCAATTAAATTGTGATGCGTCACCTCTCAAAGTATATCCGGAAAGGCTACGAAATATTCTTGAACTAACACGATTTTTGAATCCTGACATGAAAGTAGTTTACAACCCAAGTTGACAACAGAAATAACCGTGACTCTTATGGAGTGGGTATTTCTCACTATACATCTACACTTGTTAAGGCTAAAAGCCATTGCGCTTAAATCTAGAGCCAATAGAACTCGGTTGCTAACACTTCGATTTAACATTGGAGGTCTTAGTTCAAAGACAACAACTATGTTATAACAAATCAGGGAGCTAAGTAATAGTATTCACAGTAAACTCACCCATGGAGCGATCCCTTCATGTCTTCCTAATTTAATGCGTCTTCATCAGTGTATGTAGAGGCTTATAATTTAAGGAATGGTTTCCCATTCACAACCATGTTATACGGCAAAACTGGCTAATGTATATGTGGCACAACCACCGTTATAAAAAGCAATATTGTCGAGAAGTCATTCTCTGGTAACTTTAAAAGATGATGTTAGACGTtgtaaaaatttgattattcCTCTCTACGATCCAGACGAAGTGCCTTTCCAAAGTAAACGAAGAAGGCCAATGAAGAAAAGGAAGCAGCGTCAATTATTTTCAGCCAACCAGATTGAGACCATGGAGAAGGAGTATACAAAATGCCAGTATGTGACTGAAAACAAGCGGGCAGAGTTAGCTTCAGTATTAAATCTGACGGAGAAGCAAGTGAAAACCTGGTTTCAGAATCGAAGAACAAAGTCGAGGAGGGAAGCTCAAGACAAACAAAGAGTGTTAGTCCTCGGAAATCAGAAGGCGTCCTTTAGCATTCTGTGACCGACATTTGCTCCAAAGTGACCGGAATTTTCCAAAGCGGGAACACGGAGTGTATTCAGTATTCTATTGTGCCCCAAGTAGTCCGTCATATTTGCCTCTTCAAGGCCGTTTAGCTGGATTATAATGGAGTTATTAACTTAACACTTAAGTATGTATGAAGGACAAATGGAAGTGTAAAGTATCGGTTCAAAGAACTCTCGTCCCAACTGCGTTCATAACATGGCTTGGCTGTTGTAATTAGGAACCTAAAAAATTGATTCTCATAATTTTCAGTTGTCAACATGCATTGTATAACCTTTCAATGATAAACTCCCTTCCTAAGTGTTTGACAGGTATATTGGCCctattgtaattttaaaaagttctgCGGTTTTGGTGGGCGTCTTGGTGAGCGCCGTTATTTACAAGAACATGTTACAATCACGGTCTTTCAACGGACAAAATAACGACGGAATTTACAGATTGAATGTATACAGAATAAAGGGATCCCACTTATTTTAGAGACATACACAATAAATTACATTACTTTGGCTTTGTTTTCCATAATGAAATAGAGTTACATTTACAATTATTGCATGGAATAAGTTATATTTCACTagatattaaaattttaaaagtgtttattacattttttagtTTACTTTAATGTATAACTTTGTCCAGTTAGTTGCGAATTTTCCATCTCCATACAAACTTTTGAAACTGCTGAGAGACCTACTTCTTCGCCCTGAAAGTTATGCTGATAGTGCTCACGAATGGACATGGAAATTGCTCTACATTCCAGGCCCAACTCCCTATTAAGCGACATGAAATAAGAAAACTACACTAAAATAGCATGATGAAAGTGTATTGACGGCGCATAAATTACATATATTAGAGCTTTACAATCGGATTTAGAGTACCCTTTCATCTTATTCCTTAACGTAATCTCGTTTATACTTTATTATATACGGTTATTTTCTCAGTAAAGGACGAAAAAAA from Pocillopora verrucosa isolate sample1 chromosome 10, ASM3666991v2, whole genome shotgun sequence includes the following:
- the LOC131787080 gene encoding LOW QUALITY PROTEIN: brain-specific homeobox protein homolog (The sequence of the model RefSeq protein was modified relative to this genomic sequence to represent the inferred CDS: deleted 1 base in 1 codon; substituted 1 base at 1 genomic stop codon), with the translated sequence MASESPSTSPAAVAGSSFFIENLLNHSVRTEKERYPDSSACKLLNYSFSSPSLAIVPGSVSQRSYNGLNFPLCTILSKFNFGEIFYPHSVKIFGHSPVSNSRHPLDEVPFQSKRRRPMKKRKQRQLFSANQIETMEKEYTKCQYVTENKRAELASVLNLTEKQVKTWFQNRRTKSRREAQDKQECXSSEIRRRPLAFCDRHLLQSDRNFPKREHGVYSVFYCAPSSPSYLPLQGRLAGL